One Metopolophium dirhodum isolate CAU unplaced genomic scaffold, ASM1992520v1 scaffold1, whole genome shotgun sequence DNA segment encodes these proteins:
- the LOC132953238 gene encoding uncharacterized protein LOC132953238 → MSRNCCQCYPFKTVPTPTTASRFGQICKMRANTSCKNTVYNILYAPTAQSKSLKYGREVEDIARKKAELIIKKKIEICGLIIDPNDPYLAASPDGLIENDAVVEIKCPYVAKDTTSAIEAVNNNLILFTMLTIGNSTTTLPN, encoded by the exons ATGTCGCG TAACTGTTGTCAGTGTTATCCTTTCAAAACCGTTCCTACACCTACAACAGCATCGCGCTTTggacaaatttgtaaaatgcGTGCCAACACATCATGCAAAAATACAGTGTATAACATACTTTACGCCCCAACTGCTCAGTCAAAATCGCTAAAATACGGACGAGAAGTAGAAGACATCGCACGTAAAAAAGcggaattaattataaaaaaaaaaattgaaatttgtggTTTGATCATTGATCCTAATGATCCATATTTAGCAGCGAGTCctg atggtTTAATTGAAAACGATGCTGTAGTTGAAATCAAATGCCCATATGTTGCTAAAGATACTACTAGTGCTATAGAAGCGGTCAACAATAATCTT attttatttacaatgttgACTATCGGAAATAGTACAACCACTTTACCCAACTAG
- the LOC132953239 gene encoding uncharacterized protein LOC132953239 translates to MSRCLLQVLWTFNLIVYYAYCLRITELRIEKYTLVGHSTRLQCKYDLQGEKLYTVKWYKSGNEFYRFLPGESPEVQVFDVTGVHVDEKQSTAESVVLRPLELASSGKYRCEVSTESPLFQTVTNHSYMLTVAPPDKGPRISGGQDWYVNCTSGRSKPAVQLAWFIILSLSSFFKDNMKQFKRGEIADKDGQILKFQADLEQNIVVGDVKPSMKSDPYKVRILLNEFSISDAHCSCPRGVAICPDLYKNPGPVSETDIFPHIHL, encoded by the exons ATGTCTCGATGCCTACTGCAAGTGCTGTGGACATTTAACCTGATCGTCTACTACGCGTATTGCCTGAGAATCACGGAGCTCAGAATCGAAAAATATACTCTCGTGGGACATAGCACCAGACTTCAGTGCAAATATGACCTACAGGGTGAAAAACTGTACACGGTCAAATGGTACAAAAGCGGCAACGAATTTTATAGATTCCTGCCCGGGGAATCGCCGGAAGTACAAGTTTTCGACGTTACGGGAGTGCACGTCGACGAGAAGCAATCCACGGCGGAAAGCGTGGTTCTAAGGCCCCTGGAACTGGCAAGTAGCGGCAAATATCGGTGCGAAGTGTCCACCGAATCGCCGTTGTTTCAAACGGTCACCAACCATAGCTATATGCTTACTGTCGCCCCGCCCGACAAAGGACCTCGCATATCCGGTGGCCAGGATTGGTACGTGAACTGCACATCTGGGAGATCGAAACCCGCCGTACAGCTGGCCTGGTTTATCATCCT TTCTCTTAGTAGTTTTTTTAAAGACAACatgaaacaatttaaaagagGTGAAATAGCGGATAAAGATGGCCAAATACTGAAATTCCAGGCAGATttagaacaaaatattgttgtagGTGATGTCAAACCAAGTATGAAAAGTGATCCTTACAAGGTTAGgattttattaaatgaatttaGTATATCTGATGCCCATTGTTCTTGTCCACGCGGAGTTGCAATTTGTCCAGATTTGTACAAGAATCCAGGTCCAGTTTCTGAAACAG ACATATTCCCTCACATTCATTTATAA
- the LOC132953274 gene encoding uncharacterized protein LOC132953274: MVKTIDTYAINNTYQITINNLEKHLKKINLDIQVIRQMARYRKKVKRSFESGGSALQWMFGIADADDVRRYDSSINKLENDQKDMIHIVQDQVSILRSTITNFNETITTFNDNKLLFDKNIKKIETTINNINIELIDEKKQIIVLRLISLIENNIFELDIFVTRLQRMISNVQTNKLDVFIITPDQLLSEIKQIENILPENLQIPIKFNENNIQEIYKILHIDLHPMNDRIIFSIKIPLCIGEIFKLYYIIPIYVPINEHGQFIHIAENPTYLLTDDVVTKYFIWSNINNCLIVSDIFVCGFNEMLHNSDTDPTCVTEI; the protein is encoded by the coding sequence ATGGTAAAAACAATTGACACATATGCAATTAATAACACTTaccaaataactataaataacttagagaagcatttaaaaaaaataaatttagatataCAGGTAATTAGGCAAATGGCTAGGTATAGAAAAAAGGTTAAGCGATCATTTGAGTCTGGAGGTTCGGCACTACAGTGGATGTTTGGTATTGCCGATGCTGACGATGTACGGAGGTATGATAGTTCGATTAACAAATTAGAGAATGATCAAAAAGATATGATACACATAGTTCAAGACCAAGTCTCTATTTTAAGGAGCACAATAACAAATTTCAATGAGACCATAACAACatttaatgacaataaattgttatttgacaaaaatattaaaaaaattgaaaccactattaacaacataaatattgaattaatagacgaaaaaaaacaaattattgttctAAGATTAATATccctaattgaaaataatatatttgaattagatATATTTGTAACGAGGTTACAAAGAATGATATCAAAcgttcaaacaaataaattagatgtttttataattacaccAGATCAGTTGTTGtcagaaataaaacaaatagaaaatattctacctgaaaatttacaaatccctatcaaatttaatgaaaataatatacaagaaatatacaaaatattacatatagacCTTCACCCAATGAacgatagaataatattttcaataaaaattccACTATGTATCGgcgaaattttcaaattgtattacattataccaATATACGTTCCAATTAATGAACACGGGCAATTTATACATATCGCTGAAAATCCAACGTACTTATTAACAGATGATGtagtgacaaaatattttatttggtcaaATATCAATAACTGTTTAATAGTTTCCGACATTTTTGTTTGTGGTTTCAATGAAATGTTACACAATAGTGATACTGATCCCACTTGTGtaacagaaatataa
- the LOC132953254 gene encoding uncharacterized protein LOC132953254 isoform X1, giving the protein MSDMSVQNSADEEINDHYSYRKNVQMQNSKKPKITMKAKPKKQKLIMVNTSDQNSDDEEIDVCAPELYNHRKNEQMQNSKKPETVIKPKPKKQKFQSHLLKLEQEYNGLTTMVNENCIRVKKSDGGNFCIKIPEIKTASDYLVIQKYKTSDMEKVESKDRWKTSTFNAKTMLNEKDKADNTIISAFNNLQDLLMDKFMCNNNKKIESYK; this is encoded by the exons ATGTCCGACATGAGTGTACAAAATTCGGCCGATGAAGAAAtcaat gaTCATTATTCATATCGAAAAAATGTGCAAATGCAGAATTCTAAAAAACCCAAAATCACTATGAAagctaaaccaaaaaaacagaaattaataatgGTCAACACAAGCGATCAAAATTCAGATGATGAAGAAATTGATGTATGTGcaccg GAACTTTATAATCATCGGAAAAATGAGCAAATGCAGAATTCTAAAAAACCTGAAACCGTTAtaaaacctaaaccaaaaaaacagaaa tttCAGTCGCATTTATTAAAACTGGAACAAGAATATAATGGTTTAACAACTATGGTTAATGAAAACTGCATACGCGTAAAAAAATCAGATGGTGGaaatttttgtatcaaaatacCCGAAATCAAAACAGCAAGTGATTATTTggttattcaaaaatacaaaacatcgGACATGGAAAAAGTAGAGTCAAAAGAcag atGGAAAACCTCAACGTTCAACGCAAAAACTATGCTGAACGAAAAAGATAAAgctgacaatacaataatatcggcatttaataatttgcaagatttattaatggataaatttatgtgtaacaacaacaaaaaaattgaatcttataaataa
- the LOC132953254 gene encoding uncharacterized protein LOC132953254 isoform X3 produces MSDMSVQNSADEEINDHYSYRKNVQMQNSKKPKITMKAKPKKQKLIMVNTSDQNSDDEEIDVCAPFQSHLLKLEQEYNGLTTMVNENCIRVKKSDGGNFCIKIPEIKTASDYLVIQKYKTSDMEKVESKDRWKTSTFNAKTMLNEKDKADNTIISAFNNLQDLLMDKFMCNNNKKIESYK; encoded by the exons ATGTCCGACATGAGTGTACAAAATTCGGCCGATGAAGAAAtcaat gaTCATTATTCATATCGAAAAAATGTGCAAATGCAGAATTCTAAAAAACCCAAAATCACTATGAAagctaaaccaaaaaaacagaaattaataatgGTCAACACAAGCGATCAAAATTCAGATGATGAAGAAATTGATGTATGTGcaccg tttCAGTCGCATTTATTAAAACTGGAACAAGAATATAATGGTTTAACAACTATGGTTAATGAAAACTGCATACGCGTAAAAAAATCAGATGGTGGaaatttttgtatcaaaatacCCGAAATCAAAACAGCAAGTGATTATTTggttattcaaaaatacaaaacatcgGACATGGAAAAAGTAGAGTCAAAAGAcag atGGAAAACCTCAACGTTCAACGCAAAAACTATGCTGAACGAAAAAGATAAAgctgacaatacaataatatcggcatttaataatttgcaagatttattaatggataaatttatgtgtaacaacaacaaaaaaattgaatcttataaataa
- the LOC132953240 gene encoding origin recognition complex subunit 1-like, with protein MKSPTSQELQTLAEHQLVLSYNKKPPQPPHNQWSQLDEAKVLLRAEPNLLFRKTEYTVLHSFLAGKINHQLSGVFNATGELGTGKTTTIRRFVEVTGLRLNDAHNAFSVIWKQLTTQTVSSNKAQTLLNEHFSGAKVREISTILLIDDVDFLSRSKPEVISNILNWSNQCRSKVIVITTANSMDWLERVVTGQEIKTLLFNSYTSDQLEKIIKDRLIGNFSFDPNAIQLAAKNGDGNAKAALSLCYLAIKLVKSNYPGISQITRLHIAEITHLIQVKQHKDMQKKRELLQTMPKTVLNNNNTYIWLEISCMTLFLWFI; from the exons ATGAAATCACCTACAAGCCAAGAATTACAGACGTTAGCAGAACACCAAT tagTATTGTCATATAACAAGAAACCTCCACAACCTCCACATAATCAATGGAGTCAATTAGATGAAGCTAAAGTACTTTTACGTGCTGAGCCCAATTTACTCTTCAGAAAAACTGAATATACGGTTTTACATTCATTCTTAGCTGGAAAAATTAACCACCAATTATCAGg TGTTTTCAATGCCACTGGTGAACTTGGTACAGGAAAAACCACAACCATTCGACGT TTTGTGGAAGTAACAGGATTAAGGCTTAATGATGCACACAATGCATTTTCCGTCATATGGAAACAGTTAACCACACAAACAGTATCATCCAACAAAGCTCAAACACTCCTCAATGAACATTTTTCAGGGGCAAAAGTTCGAGAAATATCCACAATTTTATTGATTGATGat GTGGATTTTTTGAGTCGTAGTAAACCAGAAGTCATAAGTAATATACTTAATTGGTCTAATCAATGTCGTTCAAAAGTAATTGTAATAACAACTGCTAATAGTATGGATTGGCTTGAACGAGTAGTAACAGGACAA GAAATTAAAACATTACTATTCAATTCTTACACATCCGACCAGTTAGAAAAAATAATCAAGGATAGGTTGATTGGAAATTTTTCATTTGATCCAAATGCTATTCAACTTGCAgcaaa gaATGGAGACGGTAATGCCAAAGCTGCTCTAAGCTTATGCTATCTGGCTATTAAACTTGTTAAATCCAATTATCCAGGTATTTCACAAATAACGAGGCTTCATATTGCTGAGATAACACATtta ATACAAGTTAAACAACATAAAGATATGCAGAAAAAAAGAGAACTTTTACAAACTATGCCCAAAACTGTGCTCAACAacaacaatacatatatat GGCTGGAAATATCATGCATGACTTTGTTTCTATGGTTTATTtaa
- the LOC132953285 gene encoding uncharacterized protein LOC132953285: protein MAERANNPPPNRNNRPSRGMIAAHVEKLRAMAAQLLREARRLSGDGPEDTVSGWSAERAATASFGRIRASPTAWALFERGFAEGRRSTRANTPQPEAARPRAGPPGRVPPRRTAPAYQRHDVRDGRGRFRRPAVQPQADRTDERPMVQPQAQQPVVPPPTEPPAEQQLAQQPDTPEQQLAAVERWIQAMEVTPGDPVILPVD from the coding sequence ATGGCAGAACGCGCCAATAACCCCCCACCGAACCGCAACAACCGGCCATCCCGCGGCATGATTGCCGCGCATGTGGAAAAGCTCCGGGCAATGGCCGCGCAGTTGTTGCGGGAAGCCAGGAGGCTGTCGGGCGATGGTCCGGAGGACACGGTGAGCGGTTGGTCGGCCGAACGCGCGGCTACCGCGTCGTTCGGCCGGATACGAGCAAGCCCGACTGCATGGGCCTTGTTCGAGCGGGGTTTCGCCGAGGGACGCCGGTCCACTCGAGCGAACACCCCACAGCCCGAAGCCGCCAGGCCTAGGGCAGGACCGCCCGGACGAGTGCCACCTCGCCGAACAGCGCCGGCGTACCAGCGCCACGACGTCCGGGATGGGCGTGGCCGGTTCAGGCGGCCAGCGGTTCAGCCACAAGCCGACCGGACCGACGAGCGGCCCATGGTACAGCCGCAAGCCCAGCAGCCCGTGGTGCCCCCGCCAACAGAGCCGCCAGCAGAGCAGCAGCTGGCCCAGCAGCCAGACACCCCGGAACAGCAGCTGGCCGCGGTGGAGCGGTGGATCCAGGCCATGGAGGTGACGCCCGGGGACCCAGTCATCCTCCCCGTGGACTAG
- the LOC132953254 gene encoding uncharacterized protein LOC132953254 isoform X4, with protein sequence MSDMSVQNSADEEINDHYSYRKNVQMQNSKKPKITMKAKPKKQKLIMVNTSDQNSDDEEIDFQSHLLKLEQEYNGLTTMVNENCIRVKKSDGGNFCIKIPEIKTASDYLVIQKYKTSDMEKVESKDRWKTSTFNAKTMLNEKDKADNTIISAFNNLQDLLMDKFMCNNNKKIESYK encoded by the exons ATGTCCGACATGAGTGTACAAAATTCGGCCGATGAAGAAAtcaat gaTCATTATTCATATCGAAAAAATGTGCAAATGCAGAATTCTAAAAAACCCAAAATCACTATGAAagctaaaccaaaaaaacagaaattaataatgGTCAACACAAGCGATCAAAATTCAGATGATGAAGAAATTGAT tttCAGTCGCATTTATTAAAACTGGAACAAGAATATAATGGTTTAACAACTATGGTTAATGAAAACTGCATACGCGTAAAAAAATCAGATGGTGGaaatttttgtatcaaaatacCCGAAATCAAAACAGCAAGTGATTATTTggttattcaaaaatacaaaacatcgGACATGGAAAAAGTAGAGTCAAAAGAcag atGGAAAACCTCAACGTTCAACGCAAAAACTATGCTGAACGAAAAAGATAAAgctgacaatacaataatatcggcatttaataatttgcaagatttattaatggataaatttatgtgtaacaacaacaaaaaaattgaatcttataaataa
- the LOC132953254 gene encoding uncharacterized protein LOC132953254 isoform X2 — protein sequence MSDMSVQNSADEEINDHYSYRKNVQMQNSKKPKITMKAKPKKQKLIMVNTSDQNSDDEEIDELYNHRKNEQMQNSKKPETVIKPKPKKQKFQSHLLKLEQEYNGLTTMVNENCIRVKKSDGGNFCIKIPEIKTASDYLVIQKYKTSDMEKVESKDRWKTSTFNAKTMLNEKDKADNTIISAFNNLQDLLMDKFMCNNNKKIESYK from the exons ATGTCCGACATGAGTGTACAAAATTCGGCCGATGAAGAAAtcaat gaTCATTATTCATATCGAAAAAATGTGCAAATGCAGAATTCTAAAAAACCCAAAATCACTATGAAagctaaaccaaaaaaacagaaattaataatgGTCAACACAAGCGATCAAAATTCAGATGATGAAGAAATTGAT GAACTTTATAATCATCGGAAAAATGAGCAAATGCAGAATTCTAAAAAACCTGAAACCGTTAtaaaacctaaaccaaaaaaacagaaa tttCAGTCGCATTTATTAAAACTGGAACAAGAATATAATGGTTTAACAACTATGGTTAATGAAAACTGCATACGCGTAAAAAAATCAGATGGTGGaaatttttgtatcaaaatacCCGAAATCAAAACAGCAAGTGATTATTTggttattcaaaaatacaaaacatcgGACATGGAAAAAGTAGAGTCAAAAGAcag atGGAAAACCTCAACGTTCAACGCAAAAACTATGCTGAACGAAAAAGATAAAgctgacaatacaataatatcggcatttaataatttgcaagatttattaatggataaatttatgtgtaacaacaacaaaaaaattgaatcttataaataa